A genomic window from Erythrobacter sp. BLCC-B19 includes:
- a CDS encoding formylglycine-generating enzyme family protein, with protein sequence MRGAFAYAILAALAGCDSAPEATALQATAADFATLARCPAPPDTPVAIPAGRFVMGSDAVYPEEGPPRITQVSAFWIDRHEVTNRQFAAFIVATGHVTVAERPVDPAAFGVPIEQIPAFMLEPGSAVFTPPARPSRSYADWWVYVPGASWKRPYGPHGPAAVPDQPVVHLAWEDMQAFARWKGGRLPTEAEWEYAASAGTLDDRAQPGPDRANSWQGAFPLVNEGLDGFKGIAPVGCFKPNRFGLHDMVGNVWEVTADFYRPGHDPAERDNPRGPGENDSYDPQHRGLASRVMKGGSYLCAPNYCQRYRPESRQGRDPGLGASNVGFRLAYDRAPG encoded by the coding sequence GTGAGAGGCGCATTCGCCTATGCGATCCTTGCCGCGCTGGCAGGCTGCGACAGCGCGCCTGAGGCAACCGCATTGCAAGCCACAGCCGCAGATTTTGCGACGCTTGCGCGGTGCCCGGCACCGCCCGACACTCCTGTCGCGATCCCCGCCGGCCGCTTCGTGATGGGAAGCGATGCGGTCTATCCCGAAGAAGGCCCGCCGCGCATCACGCAGGTATCGGCCTTCTGGATAGACCGCCACGAAGTCACGAACCGTCAGTTCGCAGCCTTTATCGTGGCGACCGGCCATGTGACCGTGGCCGAAAGACCCGTCGATCCGGCGGCTTTCGGCGTGCCGATCGAACAGATCCCGGCCTTCATGCTCGAACCCGGATCGGCCGTGTTCACCCCGCCCGCGCGTCCGTCGCGCAGCTATGCCGACTGGTGGGTCTACGTGCCCGGTGCCAGCTGGAAACGCCCCTATGGTCCGCACGGGCCGGCAGCCGTTCCCGATCAGCCGGTCGTGCATCTCGCCTGGGAAGATATGCAGGCCTTTGCGCGGTGGAAGGGCGGACGCTTGCCGACCGAGGCGGAGTGGGAGTATGCTGCCAGCGCCGGAACGCTGGATGATCGTGCTCAGCCCGGCCCGGATCGTGCCAACAGCTGGCAGGGCGCCTTTCCCCTCGTCAACGAGGGTCTCGACGGGTTCAAGGGCATTGCTCCGGTCGGATGCTTCAAGCCCAATCGCTTTGGCCTGCACGACATGGTCGGCAATGTCTGGGAAGTGACGGCGGACTTCTACCGTCCTGGCCATGATCCTGCCGAGCGCGACAATCCGCGCGGCCCGGGCGAGAACGACTCCTATGACCCGCAGCATCGGGGACTTGCCAGCCGGGTGATGAAAGGCGGGAGCTATCTGTGTGCTCCCAATTATTGCCAGCGCTACCGGCCCGAAAGCCGCCAAGGTCGCGACCCGGGTCTCGGCGCCAGCAATGTCGGCTTCCGCCTCGCCTATGACCGGGCGCCCGGCTAG
- a CDS encoding sulfatase-like hydrolase/transferase has protein sequence MTIFNRLMLAAAGLVLAGALHLSPGGAGVPTAQARGTAAAPAAAPAGKPNVLVIILDDLGYADVSAYNKGRIPTPNIDRLAREGVLFTQGYVSAPICSPSRAGLMTGRHQQRFGFEYNNGPGALDRAEHRGLDPREMTIGDVMRAGGYRTGVIGKWHLGWNDEHYPTNRGFDYFWGLLTGQTNFIRPDAPDAVNAYNPSKPGESRELVQPYEVVGATEQIVTGPDRTPVPLGDRHLTDLITDEAIRFIDSSGDQPFFLYLAHPAPHTPLQTTREWYDRFPAIESRQNRVFAAMVAQADDGIGRVLAHLEATGKSRDTIVVLLSDNGCAAYIEGLCSPEPLSGGKLTYLEGGVRVPFMLRWPAQVAGGQVFDQPVSSLDIMPTLARAAGLSLPSDRVFDGQDIVARLGGKGERRALFWRTQPIAAVREGDWKFIRDLDGNEYLYNLRKDPRETVNLLQRHPQRAEAMRAAHAAWAAQMSEPGWKPRRTDFDFGGRHFKFSP, from the coding sequence ATGACGATTTTCAACCGCCTGATGCTCGCTGCCGCAGGCCTTGTTCTTGCGGGCGCCCTTCACCTCTCTCCCGGGGGCGCAGGCGTGCCGACGGCGCAGGCGCGGGGCACCGCCGCCGCGCCTGCTGCCGCACCGGCGGGCAAGCCCAATGTGCTCGTCATCATCCTCGATGATCTCGGCTATGCTGACGTCTCAGCCTACAACAAGGGCCGCATCCCGACCCCGAACATCGACCGGCTTGCGCGCGAGGGCGTGCTGTTCACGCAAGGCTATGTCTCCGCGCCGATCTGCTCACCCTCGCGCGCGGGGTTGATGACGGGTCGCCATCAGCAGCGGTTCGGTTTCGAATACAACAACGGTCCCGGCGCGCTCGATCGTGCCGAGCACCGTGGTCTCGACCCGCGGGAAATGACGATCGGCGATGTCATGCGCGCCGGGGGCTACCGCACCGGCGTGATCGGCAAGTGGCATCTTGGCTGGAACGACGAGCATTACCCGACCAATCGCGGGTTCGACTATTTCTGGGGTCTGCTGACCGGGCAGACCAACTTCATCCGCCCCGATGCGCCCGATGCGGTCAACGCCTACAACCCTTCCAAGCCGGGCGAGAGCCGCGAGCTGGTGCAGCCCTACGAAGTGGTCGGCGCGACCGAGCAGATTGTCACCGGCCCCGATCGCACCCCGGTGCCGCTGGGTGACCGGCACCTCACCGATCTCATCACCGACGAAGCGATACGCTTTATCGACAGCAGCGGTGATCAGCCGTTCTTCCTCTACCTTGCGCACCCTGCGCCGCACACGCCGCTGCAAACGACCCGCGAATGGTATGATCGTTTCCCGGCAATCGAATCCCGCCAGAACCGGGTGTTCGCCGCGATGGTGGCGCAAGCCGATGACGGGATCGGCCGGGTGCTCGCTCATCTCGAGGCAACCGGCAAATCGCGCGATACCATCGTGGTGCTGCTGTCGGACAATGGCTGCGCGGCCTATATCGAAGGGCTGTGCAGTCCCGAGCCGCTGTCGGGTGGCAAGCTGACCTATCTCGAAGGCGGGGTGCGGGTGCCGTTCATGCTGCGCTGGCCGGCGCAGGTGGCGGGCGGGCAGGTGTTCGACCAGCCGGTCTCCAGCCTCGACATCATGCCCACCCTGGCACGCGCTGCCGGCCTGTCCCTCCCGTCCGACCGGGTGTTTGACGGGCAGGACATTGTCGCGCGGCTCGGCGGCAAGGGCGAGAGGCGCGCGCTGTTCTGGCGGACTCAGCCGATTGCCGCCGTGCGGGAAGGCGACTGGAAGTTCATCCGCGATCTCGACGGGAACGAGTATCTCTACAACCTGCGCAAGGACCCGCGCGAGACCGTCAACCTTCTTCAGCGCCATCCGCAGCGGGCCGAGGCCATGCGAGCGGCCCACGCTGCCTGGGCGGCGCAGATGAGCGAGCCGGGCTGGAAGCCGCGTCGAACCGATTTCGACTTCGGCGGCCGACATTTCAAGTTCAGCCCCTGA
- a CDS encoding DUF1254 domain-containing protein, with protein sequence MRRLTRLVPFVAVGLISAAAGWFVTIERIPYLMTDAVFARMEAAGARPNVLGKAVMRYAKGNIVPMANADILARSAILDLSEGPLQFTATPPRELVDYWSVSVFAHNTDTLFVRNDSQVPEGKTIMVRLRLAHHPRPGPGVHDVVLPSPRGFLLVRPTMPDRENPAAVAALADALAEHRLERVGAQP encoded by the coding sequence ATGCGCCGACTGACCCGTCTTGTGCCCTTCGTCGCGGTGGGCCTGATCAGCGCAGCGGCCGGCTGGTTCGTGACGATCGAGCGCATTCCCTATCTGATGACCGATGCCGTTTTCGCCCGGATGGAAGCGGCAGGCGCGCGCCCCAATGTTCTTGGCAAAGCCGTGATGCGCTATGCCAAGGGCAATATTGTGCCGATGGCCAACGCCGACATTCTCGCACGCTCGGCGATACTCGACCTGTCGGAAGGCCCGCTGCAATTCACCGCCACCCCGCCGCGCGAGCTTGTCGATTACTGGTCGGTGTCGGTCTTCGCCCACAACACCGACACGCTGTTCGTTCGCAACGATTCGCAAGTGCCCGAAGGAAAGACCATCATGGTGCGCCTTCGCCTCGCCCATCACCCGCGCCCCGGCCCGGGCGTGCATGATGTCGTCCTGCCCTCGCCCCGCGGCTTTCTGCTGGTGCGCCCGACCATGCCTGACCGCGAGAACCCCGCCGCCGTCGCCGCTCTTGCCGATGCGCTGGCCGAGCACCGGCTGGAGCGCGTCGGCGCGCAGCCATGA
- a CDS encoding CRTAC1 family protein codes for MTRRSLRLASFVGALVALHQPVHATAATEPTAAAGEQRCRDSADGTGALFERADIPGITDLADGTGSAALVDLNQDGRLDIIVVGDNRDRADRAGGGELRLFVNKGCWQFDRHPITITDSGFTAEAMGQRTQIINLADFNKDGWLDIFLTRNRGPIDDPSGGNNLLVSNGSWDRFRDVGKAMGLANDQAYNRQSSIADVDGDGWLDIALAADNIGNTQRLGIPRHRFYRFVPPASGRFEDGRFEDLSTSGLIPEFPGEFTCNPNIDRAGPGIMLRDIDNDGDQDLIQSYHIDMNMARPQDPCATGEYRTGVWTWRNRLKEDGRFHFELLTDNGLSERGQASFNRKEKRYDTLAKGISLPYLAAADVDNDGLLDMLAVGPNDLSWTVKTDMSVARFWRGEGSFRFREATAEAGLAPLNQTYREWQAFFGVNLDVPDGVIHNKCPDFTPNYPLCKDFSRLDYSFYGADALFEDFNNDGHVDLLVADRHELDGSWDDLRNVLFLNQGDGRFAPVKVPLSGIDRNSIAMEAGDLDGDGLIDLMFMADPGHSYPEGRFGLQPIPANRFLDTVWRNRGAFGGKDNHWIALTFANVDHARLAGARVIARADGRIIGSRQLSSSQSYKSSSALRAHFGLGKRRRVDLEIILADGTRLAFDRLAADQTLEVDVAAGTTRELTP; via the coding sequence ATGACACGCAGAAGCCTCAGGCTGGCAAGCTTCGTCGGGGCGTTGGTGGCGCTGCACCAGCCCGTCCATGCGACCGCGGCGACCGAGCCGACCGCGGCAGCGGGCGAGCAGCGCTGCCGCGACAGCGCTGACGGCACCGGCGCGCTGTTCGAGCGCGCGGACATTCCCGGCATCACCGATCTTGCCGACGGCACGGGCAGTGCCGCGCTGGTCGATCTCAACCAGGACGGACGGCTCGACATTATCGTTGTCGGCGACAATCGTGACCGCGCTGATCGCGCTGGGGGCGGGGAGCTGCGCCTGTTCGTCAACAAGGGCTGCTGGCAGTTTGATCGGCACCCGATCACGATAACGGATTCGGGCTTCACCGCCGAAGCGATGGGGCAGCGCACCCAGATCATCAACCTCGCCGACTTCAACAAGGACGGTTGGCTGGACATCTTCCTGACCCGCAACCGCGGGCCGATCGACGATCCTTCGGGCGGCAACAACCTGCTTGTCAGCAACGGCAGCTGGGATCGCTTTCGCGATGTCGGCAAGGCGATGGGGCTGGCCAATGACCAGGCCTATAACCGTCAGTCCTCGATTGCCGATGTCGATGGCGACGGCTGGCTCGACATTGCGCTGGCGGCCGACAATATCGGCAACACCCAGCGCCTCGGCATTCCGCGGCACCGCTTCTACCGCTTCGTGCCGCCGGCGAGCGGCCGGTTCGAGGACGGGCGGTTCGAGGATCTCTCGACCAGCGGGCTGATCCCCGAGTTTCCCGGCGAGTTCACCTGCAACCCCAATATCGACCGCGCCGGCCCCGGCATCATGTTGCGCGACATCGACAATGACGGCGATCAGGACCTGATCCAGTCCTACCACATCGACATGAACATGGCCCGCCCGCAGGATCCTTGCGCGACCGGCGAATACCGCACCGGCGTGTGGACGTGGCGCAACCGGCTGAAGGAAGACGGACGGTTCCATTTCGAACTGCTGACCGACAACGGCCTGTCCGAACGCGGGCAGGCAAGCTTCAACCGCAAGGAAAAGCGCTACGACACCTTAGCCAAGGGTATCAGCCTGCCCTACCTCGCGGCCGCCGATGTCGACAATGACGGCTTGCTCGATATGCTCGCCGTCGGCCCCAATGACCTGAGCTGGACAGTCAAGACCGATATGTCGGTGGCGCGCTTCTGGCGCGGCGAGGGTAGCTTCCGTTTCCGCGAGGCGACGGCCGAGGCCGGGCTCGCCCCGCTCAACCAGACCTATCGCGAATGGCAGGCGTTTTTCGGGGTCAACCTCGACGTGCCGGACGGCGTGATCCACAACAAGTGTCCGGATTTCACCCCCAATTACCCGCTGTGCAAGGACTTCTCGCGGCTCGATTACAGCTTCTACGGGGCCGACGCGCTGTTCGAGGACTTCAACAATGACGGCCATGTCGATCTGCTGGTGGCCGACCGGCACGAGCTCGACGGATCGTGGGATGATCTGCGCAACGTGCTGTTCCTCAATCAGGGTGACGGCCGCTTCGCGCCGGTCAAGGTGCCGCTCTCGGGCATCGACCGCAATTCGATCGCGATGGAGGCGGGCGACCTTGACGGGGACGGGCTGATCGACCTGATGTTCATGGCCGACCCCGGTCACAGCTATCCCGAGGGACGCTTCGGCCTGCAGCCGATTCCGGCCAATCGCTTTCTCGATACCGTGTGGCGCAACCGCGGCGCCTTTGGCGGCAAGGACAATCACTGGATCGCTCTGACTTTCGCCAATGTCGATCACGCGCGGCTGGCAGGGGCGCGGGTGATTGCCCGGGCTGACGGGCGGATCATCGGCTCGCGCCAGCTGTCCTCCAGCCAGTCCTACAAGAGCTCATCGGCGCTTCGGGCGCATTTCGGGCTCGGCAAGCGCCGCCGCGTCGATCTCGAGATCATCCTTGCAGACGGCACGCGGCTGGCGTTCGACAGGCTGGCCGCCGACCAGACACTCGAAGTCGATGTGGCTGCCGGCACGACCCGCGAGTTGACACCATGA
- a CDS encoding DUF1214 domain-containing protein, translated as MAGLLATALAGATVGVAAAWLVTGQVDARAGRGPTPWKTMAGTGSAAAGRLQRAIVARVGIWALPDSEVIYFNTESDSNGDPLRAGCTYRLEARAEPAARWWSIGVYRNYFWIDNAIDRYSLTSSTIRRLPEGGYTVTVSGTPTQGNWLPLGEREGRITLLVRLYQPDPAIMANPESVPLPTVRRQACR; from the coding sequence TTGGCAGGCCTCCTTGCCACCGCGCTCGCCGGAGCGACGGTCGGGGTCGCAGCGGCATGGCTGGTGACAGGGCAGGTCGACGCGCGCGCTGGGCGTGGGCCTACCCCGTGGAAGACCATGGCGGGCACGGGCAGCGCCGCCGCAGGCCGGCTCCAGCGCGCGATCGTCGCGCGGGTCGGGATCTGGGCCTTGCCCGATAGCGAGGTGATCTATTTCAACACCGAGAGCGACAGCAACGGCGACCCTTTGCGCGCTGGCTGCACCTATCGGCTCGAAGCCCGCGCCGAGCCCGCCGCCCGGTGGTGGTCGATCGGGGTCTATCGCAACTATTTCTGGATCGACAATGCCATTGATCGCTACAGCCTCACCAGCTCGACCATTCGCCGCCTGCCTGAAGGCGGATACACGGTGACGGTCTCGGGCACGCCGACGCAGGGCAACTGGTTACCGCTGGGCGAGCGCGAGGGCAGGATCACGCTCCTCGTCAGGCTATACCAGCCCGATCCGGCCATCATGGCGAACCCCGAAAGCGTGCCGCTCCCCACGGTGCGACGTCAGGCGTGCCGCTGA
- a CDS encoding TetR/AcrR family transcriptional regulator, whose amino-acid sequence MPFDPSKRLIVGDTIIEAPGEDRREQIFFHAARLFVEKGTGNTSMADIAKAVGITKAGLYYFVESKEDLLYTLMRWGMEVLERDVVLPAQDIADPAERLATIIRNHLINIGRVQGPFGNPITILVDEPGLLGAENQADIDARKRAYFLFVRKALEDLREAGKLADVDVNVAAFSIIGMIVWMARWRRPGGPMELDAIVEQITRIALGGVLKDG is encoded by the coding sequence ATGCCGTTCGATCCATCAAAGCGTCTGATCGTGGGAGACACGATCATCGAAGCGCCTGGAGAGGATCGCCGGGAGCAGATATTCTTCCACGCCGCGCGCCTGTTCGTCGAGAAGGGCACGGGCAATACGTCGATGGCTGACATCGCAAAGGCCGTTGGGATCACCAAGGCGGGCCTCTATTATTTCGTCGAGAGCAAGGAAGACCTGCTCTACACTCTGATGCGCTGGGGCATGGAGGTGCTCGAGCGCGATGTGGTTCTGCCTGCACAAGACATTGCCGATCCGGCGGAACGGCTGGCGACGATCATCCGCAACCACCTCATCAACATTGGCCGGGTGCAGGGGCCGTTCGGTAATCCGATCACCATTCTGGTCGACGAACCGGGCCTGCTGGGCGCCGAGAACCAGGCCGATATCGACGCCCGCAAGCGCGCGTACTTCCTGTTCGTGCGAAAGGCGCTGGAAGACCTGCGAGAGGCCGGCAAGCTGGCTGATGTCGACGTCAACGTCGCGGCCTTCTCGATCATCGGGATGATCGTGTGGATGGCCCGCTGGCGTCGTCCGGGCGGGCCGATGGAGCTGGACGCTATCGTCGAGCAGATCACCCGGATCGCGCTCGGCGGGGTGCTCAAGGACGGATAG
- a CDS encoding alpha/beta hydrolase — protein sequence MMKAPLVLGLGLLAGAVAVAAQSTPSLDAVRSACRAELERHCNTDSATSDLRAAGRCLRENRRSLSRDCRSALQDLREARASGGGSPADRAVRQSAATTAEGRIVTYGDDPKQKLRYFPAAGGGAVLVVFVHGGGWAKGDMDSANGMKSATFNAAGFSFATVNYRLYPAAGVEQQAADVASAVAAALAASERDGHIPKTVVLMGHSAGAHLAALVALDDRYLAAAGVPSDRITGVSLLDGAGYDVPGQIASGGNAQLYRTIFGEDPKAWARLSPLTYAQGASDGPTFLIHHVASREASRRQSQGLADAITRAGGSAKVVAAEGKTHASINQEFGKSGDVVTGEVLAFVAGLAG from the coding sequence ATGATGAAAGCCCCGCTTGTCCTTGGCCTTGGTCTGCTTGCCGGTGCCGTCGCTGTCGCTGCCCAGAGCACGCCTTCGCTCGATGCGGTGCGCAGCGCCTGCCGTGCCGAGTTGGAACGTCATTGCAACACCGACAGTGCCACCAGTGACCTGCGCGCTGCCGGACGCTGTCTGCGCGAAAATCGTCGGTCGCTCTCGCGCGATTGCCGCAGCGCCTTGCAAGACCTGCGCGAGGCGCGGGCGAGCGGTGGCGGTTCGCCCGCCGACCGCGCCGTTCGCCAGAGCGCTGCGACCACCGCCGAAGGCCGGATCGTCACCTATGGCGATGATCCCAAGCAGAAACTCCGATACTTCCCCGCTGCTGGCGGCGGCGCGGTGCTGGTGGTGTTTGTCCATGGCGGCGGCTGGGCCAAGGGCGACATGGACTCCGCCAATGGGATGAAGTCTGCGACCTTCAACGCCGCAGGTTTCAGCTTCGCAACAGTCAACTACAGGCTCTATCCCGCCGCCGGTGTCGAGCAGCAGGCTGCCGATGTTGCGTCCGCCGTAGCAGCAGCGCTCGCGGCGAGCGAACGTGACGGACATATTCCGAAGACAGTGGTGCTGATGGGCCATTCTGCCGGTGCCCATCTGGCCGCGCTGGTGGCGCTCGATGATCGCTACCTTGCCGCAGCTGGTGTGCCATCAGACCGGATCACGGGTGTCTCGCTGCTCGACGGGGCCGGCTATGACGTGCCGGGACAGATCGCAAGTGGCGGCAATGCGCAGCTCTACCGAACGATTTTCGGCGAGGATCCCAAGGCTTGGGCGCGGCTCTCGCCGCTGACCTATGCGCAAGGCGCCTCCGACGGGCCGACTTTCCTGATCCACCATGTCGCCAGCCGCGAAGCGTCACGCCGCCAGTCCCAAGGTCTGGCCGATGCGATCACCCGCGCTGGCGGTTCGGCCAAGGTGGTCGCGGCAGAAGGAAAGACCCACGCTTCGATCAATCAGGAATTCGGCAAGTCAGGCGATGTGGTCACCGGCGAAGTGCTTGCCTTTGTCGCAGGGCTCGCCGGATAG